Proteins from a genomic interval of Terriglobia bacterium:
- the mdh gene encoding malate dehydrogenase, with amino-acid sequence MRKKVTVVGSGNVGATAAHWIAAAELADVTLIDIIEGVPEGKGLDLLEAMPIIKKDAYVVGTENYADTANSDIVVITAGVPRKPGMSRDDLLNINAKIMRDVVGKVVQHSPDCILIIVSNPLDAMAQAAYKLSGFSRNRVIGMAGVLDSARFRAFIAQELKVSVENVTAFVLGGHGDTMVPLPRYSGVAGIPLPELMDKATIDRLVQRTRDGGAEIVKYLKTGSAYYAPSAAVTEMVEAIIKDKKKILPCAAYLEGEYGIHGLFVGVPCKLGSRGIEDVIQIRLTPEEQAALEKSAGAVKELVAVIGV; translated from the coding sequence ATGCGCAAGAAAGTAACGGTCGTGGGCTCGGGTAACGTAGGGGCGACGGCGGCGCACTGGATCGCCGCGGCCGAACTGGCCGACGTAACACTGATTGACATCATCGAGGGCGTGCCCGAGGGCAAAGGCCTGGACCTGCTCGAGGCCATGCCCATCATCAAGAAGGATGCTTACGTGGTCGGTACCGAGAATTACGCCGACACCGCCAATTCCGACATCGTGGTCATCACCGCGGGCGTGCCGCGCAAGCCCGGCATGAGCCGCGACGACCTGCTCAATATCAATGCCAAGATCATGCGGGACGTAGTCGGCAAGGTGGTCCAGCACTCGCCCGACTGCATCCTGATCATCGTCTCCAACCCGCTGGATGCGATGGCGCAGGCGGCCTACAAGCTGAGCGGCTTCTCGCGCAATCGCGTGATCGGCATGGCCGGCGTGCTCGATTCGGCGCGCTTCCGCGCGTTTATCGCCCAGGAGCTGAAGGTCTCGGTCGAAAACGTCACCGCCTTCGTGCTCGGCGGGCACGGCGACACCATGGTGCCCCTGCCGCGCTATTCGGGCGTGGCCGGCATTCCGCTTCCCGAATTGATGGATAAGGCCACCATCGATCGCCTGGTCCAACGCACCCGCGACGGCGGCGCCGAGATCGTCAAGTATTTGAAGACAGGCAGCGCCTACTATGCCCCCTCCGCGGCGGTGACCGAGATGGTGGAAGCCATCATCAAGGACAAGAAGAAGATCCTGCCCTGCGCCGCTTACCTGGAAGGCGAATACGGGATCCACGGTTTGTTCGTCGGCGTACCCTGCAAGCTGGGGTCGCGCGGCATCGAAGACGTGATCCAGATCCGCCTCACGCCGGAAGAGCAGGCGGCTCTGGAGAAGAGCGCCGGCGCGGTGAAGGAACTGGTCGCCGTCATCGGTGTCTAG
- a CDS encoding type II toxin-antitoxin system MqsR family toxin translates to MVKHPTYKLELVKGLMRDGSWYVTGTALDTAGELGFDQHDIYDCVVNQLSETHFYKTMPATEIKGESLMQDVYHITYEGVRIYLKLQVRVEAVVISFKDQEQ, encoded by the coding sequence ATGGTGAAGCATCCAACTTACAAGCTTGAGTTGGTCAAGGGACTGATGCGGGATGGTAGTTGGTATGTTACCGGAACGGCTTTGGACACGGCGGGTGAACTCGGTTTCGATCAACACGATATATACGACTGTGTGGTGAATCAGCTCTCCGAAACGCACTTTTACAAAACGATGCCTGCTACTGAGATCAAAGGGGAAAGCTTGATGCAGGATGTTTATCACATTACGTATGAAGGGGTGCGGATTTATCTGAAACTGCAAGTGCGTGTTGAGGCGGTTGTGATTTCCTTCAAGGATCAGGAGCAATAA
- a CDS encoding helix-turn-helix domain-containing protein, which yields MPALARTYVQIKQRTSRASRATEERHRTHGDVFDDLGFSLKKAAALKLKADLHQKIIKRAQQYSKQELQIILHETQSRVSQLMRGKIAGFTLDMLIFYADRLGIRAELKTNELKEPAHPHLEMAAAR from the coding sequence ATGCCAGCACTCGCGCGCACTTACGTACAAATAAAACAGAGAACATCTCGTGCAAGTCGTGCAACAGAAGAACGGCATAGGACGCACGGTGATGTATTCGATGATCTGGGCTTCTCGCTGAAGAAAGCGGCAGCGCTGAAACTGAAGGCAGACCTGCACCAGAAGATCATCAAGCGGGCGCAGCAGTATTCCAAACAGGAGTTGCAGATCATTCTCCACGAAACCCAATCGAGAGTGAGTCAACTCATGCGCGGCAAGATCGCAGGCTTCACGCTGGACATGCTCATCTTCTATGCTGATCGGCTTGGCATACGCGCGGAACTCAAGACGAACGAACTCAAGGAACCTGCTCATCCTCACTTAGAGATGGCCGCTGCTCGGTGA
- a CDS encoding peptidylprolyl isomerase, protein MRKVLAVILLLVPSLLLAADAAGNPKAVIETTLGNFNCVLFKDKAPVTVENFIGLAEGTKDWTNPISHAKKHNTPLYDGTIFHRVIPNFMIQGGDPAGNGTGDPGYKFKDEFDASLKFDRPGRLAMANSGPNTNGSQFFITEVPTPHLNGRHTIFGQCEPVSLVTKITHVPSDPNNNKPFQPVRITHIKIVQPDAAAPAAGKKPEMQK, encoded by the coding sequence ATGCGAAAAGTACTTGCCGTTATTCTGTTGCTCGTTCCTTCCCTTCTCCTTGCCGCCGATGCGGCCGGTAATCCCAAGGCAGTGATTGAAACCACGCTCGGCAATTTCAATTGCGTTTTGTTCAAAGACAAGGCGCCGGTCACGGTGGAGAATTTCATTGGCCTCGCCGAAGGCACCAAGGACTGGACCAACCCCATTTCGCACGCCAAGAAGCACAACACGCCGCTGTATGACGGCACCATCTTCCACCGCGTGATCCCCAACTTCATGATCCAGGGCGGCGATCCCGCCGGCAACGGCACGGGCGATCCCGGCTACAAGTTCAAGGATGAGTTCGATGCTTCGTTGAAGTTCGACCGTCCCGGCCGGCTCGCGATGGCGAACTCCGGGCCCAATACCAACGGCTCGCAGTTTTTCATCACCGAAGTGCCGACGCCGCACTTGAACGGCCGCCACACCATCTTCGGCCAGTGCGAGCCGGTGTCCCTGGTCACGAAAATTACGCACGTTCCGAGTGATCCGAACAACAACAAGCCTTTCCAGCCGGTACGCATCACGCACATCAAGATCGTGCAGCCCGACGCGGCTGCTCCCGCTGCCGGGAAGAAACCGGAAATGCAGAAGTAG
- a CDS encoding dipeptidase: MPDAGPEVSAKARRIHDSAIVIDTHADTPQRFLDEGFDIGTAKPGDKGSIDLQKVRQGNLGAEFFSIWVEPGYYDGHYTRRALDLIDSVYLQVRNHPDQMMMAYSAQDIVRARRGPKKKFAALLGVEGGHAIENDIRVLRDFYRLGVRYMTLTWSNTNEWADSSGDINDPKVPHHDGLTPFGKQVVAEMNRLGMMVDVSHVADKTFWDVMAVSKAPVIASHSSARALAHHPRNMTDDMLKAMAKNDGVVMVNYYDAFLDEKFRLAYAAQEPEREAAVKANEEKLRAEGKPLTYTSVEDPVEKEWAAKLPRPPFKALIDHIDYIAKVAGVEHVGLGSDFDGNPAMPQGMDSAADLPKITQALLDRGYTAPQIKAILGGNLLRVFRRVEQVSRELQSQQKIAASSE, from the coding sequence ATGCCCGACGCCGGCCCGGAAGTGTCGGCCAAGGCGCGCCGGATCCACGATTCCGCCATTGTGATTGACACCCACGCCGATACGCCGCAGCGCTTTCTCGATGAGGGTTTCGACATCGGGACGGCCAAGCCGGGGGACAAGGGCAGCATTGACCTGCAGAAAGTGCGTCAGGGAAATCTCGGCGCTGAGTTCTTTTCCATCTGGGTCGAGCCCGGCTACTACGACGGCCACTACACCCGGCGCGCGCTGGATCTGATCGATTCGGTCTACCTGCAAGTCCGCAATCATCCCGACCAGATGATGATGGCCTACAGCGCCCAGGACATCGTGCGCGCGCGCAGAGGTCCGAAGAAGAAGTTCGCCGCGCTGCTGGGCGTGGAAGGCGGGCACGCCATCGAAAACGACATCCGCGTGCTGCGCGATTTCTACCGCCTGGGCGTGCGCTACATGACCCTGACCTGGTCGAATACCAACGAGTGGGCGGATTCATCCGGCGACATCAACGACCCCAAGGTCCCTCACCACGACGGCCTTACGCCCTTCGGCAAGCAGGTGGTGGCGGAGATGAACCGCCTGGGCATGATGGTGGATGTTTCGCATGTCGCCGACAAGACATTTTGGGATGTCATGGCCGTCAGCAAGGCGCCGGTGATCGCGTCACATTCCTCGGCGCGGGCACTGGCGCATCACCCGCGCAACATGACCGACGACATGCTGAAAGCGATGGCCAAGAATGATGGCGTGGTGATGGTGAATTACTACGACGCCTTCCTCGACGAGAAGTTCCGCCTCGCCTATGCCGCGCAAGAGCCGGAGCGTGAAGCTGCCGTCAAAGCCAATGAAGAGAAACTCCGGGCCGAGGGAAAGCCTCTCACCTACACCTCGGTGGAGGACCCGGTCGAGAAGGAATGGGCCGCCAAACTGCCCCGGCCGCCGTTTAAGGCCCTGATTGACCACATTGATTACATCGCCAAGGTGGCCGGCGTGGAGCACGTCGGGCTAGGCTCGGATTTCGACGGCAATCCCGCCATGCCTCAAGGCATGGACTCCGCCGCGGATCTGCCCAAGATCACGCAAGCCCTGCTCGACCGCGGCTACACCGCCCCGCAGATCAAAGCAATTCTGGGTGGAAACCTGTTGCGCGTTTTCCGGCGGGTGGAGCAGGTCAGCCGCGAATTGCAGTCGCAGCAGAAAATTGCAGCGTCCAGCGAGTAG
- the sdhA gene encoding succinate dehydrogenase flavoprotein subunit, with amino-acid sequence MASTPKIIVVGGGLAGLSAVIKIAEMGAQVDLFSIVPVKRSHSVCAQGGINAAKNLKGEGDSTWQHFDDSVFGGDFLANQPPVKDMCDAAPAVIDLLDRMGVPFNRTPEGLLDFRRFGGTLYNRTAFAGATTGQQLLYALDEQVRRHESEGKVKKYEHWEFLSAVVDSKGICRGICAMDLRSMQVVTFPADAVIICTGGVGAIFGKSTNSVVCTGSAQSALYQQGAFYANGEFIQVHPTCIPGEDKLRLMSESARGEGGRVWVPKKPGDKRDPKSIPENERYYFLEERYPKYGNLVPRDIATREIHKVVYEDGLGIDGGPMVYLDLTHIDRKILDKKLEGILEIYEKFVGDDPRDIPMKIFPGVHYTMGGMWVDYKQATNIPGLYAVGECDYQYHGANRLGANSLLSCIWGGFVGGPAAVEYARSQPTAASNGAFDSERKRQEEANALLVNNQGDENPFKIWRELGDVMTRNCTVIRYNKNLQETDVKLVELLQRFRRVNLSDKAQWANSTFTFARQLYNMLQLARVIVQGAALRNESRGAHYKPDFPERDDKNFLKTTKAYFAPDADEPRFEFEAVDTSLIPPRARKY; translated from the coding sequence ATGGCATCAACTCCTAAGATCATCGTTGTCGGCGGCGGTCTGGCGGGCTTGTCAGCCGTCATCAAGATCGCCGAAATGGGCGCGCAGGTAGACCTGTTTTCCATCGTGCCCGTGAAGCGGTCGCATTCGGTCTGCGCCCAGGGCGGCATCAACGCCGCCAAGAACCTGAAGGGCGAGGGCGACTCCACCTGGCAGCACTTTGACGACTCGGTGTTCGGCGGCGACTTCCTTGCCAACCAGCCCCCGGTGAAGGACATGTGCGACGCCGCGCCCGCCGTCATTGACCTGCTCGACCGCATGGGCGTTCCCTTCAACCGCACTCCCGAAGGTCTGCTCGATTTCCGGCGCTTCGGCGGGACGCTGTACAACCGCACCGCCTTCGCCGGCGCCACCACCGGCCAGCAGCTTCTCTATGCGCTGGATGAGCAGGTGCGCCGCCACGAGTCCGAAGGCAAGGTGAAGAAGTACGAGCACTGGGAATTCCTCTCGGCGGTGGTTGACTCCAAGGGAATCTGCCGCGGCATCTGCGCCATGGATCTGCGCTCCATGCAGGTGGTTACGTTCCCGGCCGATGCGGTCATCATCTGCACCGGCGGCGTGGGCGCGATCTTCGGCAAGTCCACCAATTCGGTGGTCTGCACCGGCTCAGCGCAATCGGCCCTCTACCAGCAGGGCGCGTTCTACGCCAATGGCGAATTCATCCAGGTCCACCCCACCTGCATTCCTGGGGAGGACAAGCTGCGGCTGATGTCGGAATCGGCGCGCGGCGAGGGCGGGCGCGTCTGGGTGCCGAAGAAGCCGGGGGACAAGCGCGATCCCAAGAGCATTCCTGAGAACGAGCGCTATTACTTTCTGGAAGAGCGCTATCCGAAGTACGGCAACCTGGTGCCGCGCGATATCGCCACCCGCGAAATCCACAAAGTGGTCTACGAAGACGGCCTGGGGATCGACGGCGGGCCTATGGTTTACCTGGATCTAACCCACATTGACCGCAAGATATTAGATAAGAAACTTGAAGGTATTCTTGAGATCTACGAAAAGTTCGTAGGCGACGACCCGCGCGATATCCCGATGAAGATTTTCCCCGGCGTGCACTACACCATGGGCGGCATGTGGGTGGATTACAAGCAGGCCACCAACATCCCCGGGCTGTATGCCGTGGGCGAGTGCGATTACCAGTACCACGGCGCCAACCGTCTGGGAGCGAACTCGCTGCTGTCGTGCATCTGGGGCGGATTTGTCGGCGGCCCGGCAGCGGTGGAGTATGCGCGCTCGCAGCCGACGGCGGCGAGCAACGGCGCCTTTGACAGCGAGCGCAAGCGCCAGGAAGAAGCCAATGCCCTGCTCGTCAACAATCAGGGCGACGAGAACCCCTTCAAGATCTGGCGCGAGCTCGGCGACGTCATGACGCGCAACTGCACGGTCATCCGCTACAACAAGAACCTGCAGGAAACTGACGTCAAGCTGGTGGAGTTGTTGCAGCGCTTCCGCCGCGTCAACCTCAGCGACAAGGCGCAGTGGGCCAACAGCACGTTTACGTTTGCACGCCAGCTCTACAACATGCTGCAACTGGCGCGGGTCATCGTGCAGGGGGCGGCGCTGCGCAACGAATCGAGGGGCGCGCATTACAAGCCGGACTTCCCCGAGCGCGATGACAAGAACTTTCTTAAGACGACGAAAGCCTACTTCGCGCCCGACGCGGACGAACCCCGGTTTGAGTTTGAAGCTGTGGATACGTCACTGATTCCGCCACGCGCGAGGAAATACTGA
- a CDS encoding DUF5715 family protein translates to MRATYRTCITLTFVLLLSTGSFAATIKARYHRGTVRHARHLSWMPVLLKGSHDSLVRQNAEIDRLQLVRIQNDQALEELIARDQLVALPQDNFVRIDPRLEDSRRFCRPWTRLFLEDFGQAYYKKFHQPIQVNSAVRTVEQQERLARYNHNAAPAEGDTASSHLAGLTVDIAKKGMTRRQRSFTENYLVNMRNLGLVEAVEERRQACFHVMVSDRYTAWRESEKLATAPRAPHTQAAAASPQQ, encoded by the coding sequence TTGCGCGCCACGTATCGGACCTGCATCACCTTAACCTTCGTACTGTTGCTGTCGACCGGCTCATTCGCGGCCACGATTAAGGCGCGTTATCACCGGGGGACGGTTCGTCATGCGCGCCACCTGAGCTGGATGCCGGTGCTGCTGAAGGGCTCGCACGATTCTCTGGTGCGCCAGAACGCGGAAATTGATCGCCTGCAATTGGTGCGGATCCAGAATGATCAGGCGCTGGAAGAATTGATCGCGCGTGATCAGCTTGTCGCGCTGCCGCAAGACAACTTCGTTCGCATCGACCCTCGGCTGGAAGACTCGCGGCGCTTCTGCCGGCCGTGGACACGGCTATTCCTGGAAGATTTCGGCCAGGCGTACTACAAGAAATTTCACCAGCCTATCCAGGTAAATTCCGCGGTGCGCACGGTCGAGCAGCAAGAACGCCTGGCCCGTTACAACCACAATGCAGCGCCCGCCGAGGGCGATACCGCTTCCTCCCATCTCGCCGGCCTGACGGTAGACATCGCCAAGAAGGGCATGACGCGCCGCCAGCGTTCCTTTACGGAGAACTACCTGGTCAACATGCGCAACCTCGGACTGGTGGAAGCGGTCGAGGAGCGCCGCCAGGCCTGCTTTCATGTGATGGTGTCCGACCGTTATACTGCGTGGCGTGAAAGCGAAAAACTCGCCACTGCTCCGCGCGCGCCGCATACGCAAGCCGCGGCCGCCAGCCCACAACAATAG
- the sdhB gene encoding succinate dehydrogenase iron-sulfur subunit: MANKAIVLKIKRQTDPQHAAIWEEFEIPYRPKMNVISVLMEIALNPVTRDGKPTTPVTYDSNCLEEICGSCAMRINGRTRMACSALVDQLEQPIVLEPFSKFPVIRDLAVDRSVLFENLKAVKAWVPIDGTYDLGAGPKMLPEEQEAAYPLSRCISCCCCMEACPQFNESTGFVGAATISQVRLFNTHPTGKALRTERLHALMGDGGIHECGYAQNCVEVCPKDIPLTRSIAEVGGSVMKQAFADLFRR; encoded by the coding sequence ATGGCGAACAAAGCGATCGTTCTTAAAATCAAGCGCCAGACCGACCCGCAGCACGCGGCAATCTGGGAAGAGTTCGAGATTCCCTACCGGCCGAAGATGAACGTGATCTCCGTCCTGATGGAGATCGCGCTCAACCCGGTCACGCGTGACGGCAAGCCGACCACCCCGGTCACCTACGACTCCAACTGCCTGGAGGAAATTTGCGGATCGTGCGCCATGCGCATCAATGGCCGCACCCGCATGGCCTGCTCCGCCCTGGTGGACCAACTCGAGCAGCCGATCGTGCTGGAGCCCTTCAGCAAATTTCCCGTCATCCGCGACCTCGCGGTGGACCGCAGCGTTCTGTTCGAGAACCTGAAGGCAGTGAAGGCCTGGGTACCGATCGATGGCACCTACGACCTCGGCGCCGGCCCGAAAATGTTGCCTGAGGAACAGGAGGCGGCCTATCCGCTCTCGCGCTGCATCTCGTGCTGCTGCTGCATGGAGGCCTGCCCGCAGTTTAATGAGTCCACCGGCTTTGTCGGAGCAGCGACCATTTCCCAGGTGCGTCTGTTCAACACCCATCCCACCGGAAAGGCCCTCAGAACCGAGCGCCTGCACGCGCTGATGGGTGATGGCGGGATCCACGAATGTGGGTACGCCCAGAACTGCGTCGAAGTCTGTCCCAAGGACATCCCGCTGACCCGCTCCATCGCCGAGGTCGGAGGCTCGGTGATGAAGCAGGCCTTTGCCGATCTCTTCCGGCGTTAA
- a CDS encoding NADP-dependent isocitrate dehydrogenase — MADSYNGLPVPKDGARITYSNGKYTIPDNPLIPFIEGDGTGRDIWKASVRVFDAAVKKAYGNKRRIVWYEVFAGEKAMAKFKSWLPDGTIEALKDMRVSIKGPLTTPVGGGIRSLNVALRQILDLYDCVRPVKHYGAPSPVKHPERMNIIIHRENTEDVYAGIEWEQGTDKVKKLINFLNSEMLAGTGKKIREDSGVGIKPISVFGTKRLVRNAIKHALELGRKKVTLVHKGNIQKFTEGAFRAWGYELATSEFRDKVVTERESWILDNKDKNPNITIEQNANLVEPGLEFAAPEFRNTIYKEVKDCLDAIYTTHGNGQWKKKLMVNDRIADSIFQQVVTRADEYEILATPNLNGDYISDACAAQIGGLGIAAGANIGDGYAIFEATHGTAPKYADLDVINPTSVLLSGVMMLEFLGWKEAAKLIEDGVRKTIEQKKVTYDFHRLMEGATKVKCSEYGTYIIENMNAASSAAAD; from the coding sequence ATGGCGGATTCATACAACGGGCTACCCGTGCCCAAAGACGGCGCCCGAATTACCTACAGCAACGGCAAGTACACGATTCCCGATAATCCCCTCATTCCGTTCATCGAAGGCGATGGCACCGGCCGCGACATCTGGAAGGCCTCGGTGCGCGTATTCGATGCCGCGGTGAAAAAGGCCTACGGCAACAAGCGCCGCATCGTGTGGTACGAAGTCTTCGCCGGCGAAAAAGCGATGGCCAAGTTCAAGAGCTGGCTGCCCGACGGCACCATCGAAGCGCTGAAGGACATGCGCGTCAGCATCAAGGGCCCCCTCACGACCCCCGTGGGCGGCGGCATCCGTTCGCTGAACGTCGCGCTGCGCCAGATCCTCGACCTGTATGACTGCGTGCGCCCGGTGAAGCACTACGGCGCGCCCTCCCCGGTGAAGCACCCCGAGCGGATGAACATCATCATCCACCGTGAAAACACGGAAGACGTGTACGCCGGCATCGAGTGGGAGCAGGGGACGGACAAGGTCAAGAAGCTGATCAATTTCCTGAACAGCGAAATGCTCGCCGGCACGGGCAAGAAGATCCGCGAGGACAGCGGCGTCGGCATCAAGCCGATCTCGGTGTTCGGCACCAAGCGCCTGGTACGCAATGCCATCAAGCACGCGCTGGAACTCGGGCGCAAGAAGGTGACGCTGGTGCACAAGGGCAACATCCAGAAGTTCACCGAGGGCGCGTTCCGCGCCTGGGGCTACGAACTGGCCACCAGCGAATTTCGCGACAAGGTGGTGACCGAGCGCGAGAGCTGGATCCTGGACAACAAGGACAAGAACCCCAACATCACCATCGAGCAGAATGCCAACCTGGTGGAGCCGGGCCTGGAATTCGCGGCGCCCGAGTTCCGCAACACCATTTACAAGGAAGTGAAGGACTGCCTGGATGCGATCTACACGACCCACGGCAACGGCCAGTGGAAGAAGAAGCTGATGGTCAATGACCGCATCGCAGATTCCATCTTCCAGCAGGTCGTCACGCGTGCCGACGAGTACGAAATCCTGGCGACCCCGAACCTGAACGGCGACTACATCAGTGACGCATGCGCGGCGCAGATCGGCGGGCTGGGCATCGCCGCCGGCGCCAACATCGGCGATGGCTACGCCATCTTCGAAGCCACCCACGGCACGGCCCCGAAGTACGCCGACCTCGACGTCATCAATCCGACTTCGGTCTTGCTGTCGGGCGTGATGATGCTCGAGTTCCTCGGATGGAAGGAAGCCGCCAAGCTGATCGAGGACGGCGTCAGGAAAACCATCGAGCAGAAGAAGGTCACCTACGACTTCCACCGCCTGATGGAGGGCGCCACCAAGGTGAAGTGCAGCGAGTACGGTACCTACATCATCGAGAACATGAACGCCGCCAGTTCCGCGGCTGCCGACTAG
- a CDS encoding peptidylprolyl isomerase, translated as MARQPGTYAVFETSEGTIVCRLFEAEAPKTVQNFVDLAEGKREWTHPVTRAKSSNRLYDGTIFHRVIPNFMIQGGDPAGTGFGGPGYRFEDETKGSAHKFDKPGKLAMANAGPNTNGSQFFITVAATPWLTGNHTIFGEVVEGQDVVAKIVGVPRNPQDKPVKDVTVKSVKIERA; from the coding sequence ATGGCACGCCAACCCGGCACCTACGCCGTTTTTGAGACTTCCGAAGGAACCATCGTCTGCCGCCTGTTCGAAGCGGAGGCGCCCAAGACGGTGCAGAACTTCGTTGATCTGGCGGAAGGCAAGCGCGAGTGGACACACCCGGTCACGCGCGCGAAATCCAGCAACCGCCTCTACGACGGCACCATCTTCCACCGCGTGATTCCCAATTTCATGATCCAGGGTGGCGATCCCGCGGGCACCGGGTTCGGCGGCCCCGGCTATCGTTTCGAAGATGAAACCAAGGGCTCGGCCCACAAGTTCGACAAGCCCGGCAAACTCGCCATGGCCAACGCCGGACCGAACACCAACGGCAGCCAGTTCTTCATCACGGTGGCGGCGACCCCTTGGCTCACCGGCAATCACACCATCTTCGGCGAGGTGGTCGAGGGGCAGGATGTGGTGGCCAAGATCGTGGGTGTCCCGCGCAACCCGCAGGACAAGCCGGTGAAGGACGTGACGGTGAAGTCGGTAAAGATCGAGCGCGCGTAA
- a CDS encoding type II toxin-antitoxin system MqsA family antitoxin yields MNCVVCGQPTASKVIETRVGHYRSETVEVESEFFRCGACREEFFSPAQAQAHVRAVKNEIRKKYGLLPPKKIAEIRNKLRLSQAELEELLGTGPKVVVRWESGKVIQGAGQDNMLRLLDRDPTVVDDLRQIQRFRSDEQEKYRRVEGVAQKRVVARAV; encoded by the coding sequence ATGAATTGCGTAGTGTGCGGACAGCCAACGGCAAGCAAAGTCATCGAAACCAGAGTGGGCCATTATCGCAGCGAGACGGTCGAAGTGGAGAGCGAGTTCTTTCGTTGTGGAGCCTGCCGGGAGGAGTTCTTTAGCCCGGCCCAGGCGCAGGCTCATGTCCGAGCGGTGAAGAACGAGATTCGCAAGAAATATGGCTTGCTGCCGCCCAAGAAAATTGCAGAGATTCGAAACAAACTTAGGCTGAGCCAAGCAGAGCTCGAGGAACTCCTGGGGACGGGTCCCAAGGTCGTCGTGCGATGGGAAAGCGGAAAAGTCATCCAAGGCGCGGGCCAGGACAATATGCTGCGGCTACTTGATCGCGACCCGACGGTGGTTGACGACTTGCGCCAAATTCAGCGGTTTCGATCTGATGAGCAGGAAAAATATCGGCGAGTTGAGGGGGTGGCCCAGAAGCGCGTGGTCGCACGAGCGGTCTAG
- a CDS encoding aminoacyl-histidine dipeptidase, whose product MTSALQNLEPKRLWKHFDALAAIPRASTKEAAARDYVLAQAKLVGLTAVHDKVGNTVIRKPARPGRENAPMALLQGHLDMVCEKNEGTPHNFDTDPIKVVRDGDWLKADGTTLGSDNGIGVAAALAVMESDDIAHGPLEFVFTIDEETGLTGATEFPAGLLKSKYFLNLDNEERGTLCIGCSGGVNTTARRKVTLRQPRPGTAWRIKVSGLRGGHSGVDIHQGRGNAVRILGLVLQRLLDRLPLEIADLKGGSARNAIPREASAVVVMDVGREKELRTLLAELQTEIQSDLGGFDPGLQLALENAKAKAEGAPQVLEASDARQAVDLLASLHHGVLAMSPDIAGLVQNSTNLATVGIKDGVVEIGTSQRSAIESSKQAAARLVATVCRLAGFEVEHSTSYPGWKPDPNSEIVRKLQAAHQEVFGAPAKLIAMHAGLECGVIGDKYPGMQMISLGPQIENPHSPHERVQISSVETFWNLLRTALERF is encoded by the coding sequence ATGACATCTGCACTTCAAAATCTTGAACCGAAGCGGTTGTGGAAACACTTTGACGCCCTCGCCGCCATTCCCCGGGCCTCCACCAAGGAAGCCGCGGCGCGCGACTACGTTCTGGCCCAGGCCAAGCTCGTTGGCCTCACCGCCGTTCACGACAAGGTCGGCAATACCGTGATTCGCAAGCCGGCTCGCCCGGGCCGCGAGAACGCGCCCATGGCGCTCTTGCAGGGCCATCTCGACATGGTCTGCGAGAAGAACGAAGGAACTCCCCACAATTTCGATACCGATCCCATCAAGGTAGTGCGCGATGGCGATTGGCTGAAGGCCGACGGAACCACGCTCGGCTCCGACAACGGCATCGGCGTGGCGGCAGCGCTGGCGGTGATGGAGAGCGACGACATTGCTCATGGCCCGCTGGAGTTCGTCTTCACCATCGATGAGGAAACCGGGCTGACCGGCGCCACGGAATTTCCCGCCGGTTTGCTCAAGTCCAAGTACTTCCTGAACCTGGACAACGAAGAACGAGGCACGCTCTGCATCGGCTGCTCCGGCGGCGTCAACACCACCGCGCGCCGCAAAGTTACGCTTCGCCAACCGCGGCCCGGCACAGCGTGGCGGATCAAGGTTTCCGGGCTGAGGGGCGGCCACTCCGGCGTGGACATCCATCAAGGACGCGGCAACGCGGTGCGCATCCTGGGCCTCGTTTTGCAACGCCTGCTTGATCGCCTTCCCCTCGAAATTGCCGACCTGAAGGGTGGGAGCGCGCGCAACGCGATTCCGCGCGAAGCTTCCGCGGTCGTTGTCATGGACGTCGGCCGTGAAAAGGAATTGCGGACGCTTCTGGCCGAATTGCAAACCGAGATTCAGTCTGACCTGGGCGGATTCGATCCCGGGCTGCAATTAGCGCTAGAAAACGCCAAAGCCAAAGCCGAAGGCGCCCCTCAGGTGCTGGAAGCATCGGATGCGCGGCAGGCGGTAGACCTGCTGGCCAGCCTGCATCACGGCGTGCTGGCCATGAGTCCCGACATCGCCGGGCTGGTCCAGAACTCAACCAACCTGGCGACGGTCGGCATCAAGGATGGAGTGGTGGAGATCGGCACCAGTCAGCGGAGCGCGATCGAGAGCAGCAAGCAAGCTGCCGCCCGCCTGGTGGCCACGGTGTGCCGCCTGGCGGGATTCGAAGTCGAGCACTCGACGTCGTACCCCGGCTGGAAGCCGGACCCGAACAGCGAAATCGTGCGCAAGCTGCAGGCGGCCCACCAGGAAGTATTCGGCGCTCCCGCCAAGCTGATCGCCATGCATGCCGGGCTGGAGTGCGGCGTGATCGGCGATAAGTACCCCGGAATGCAAATGATCTCGTTGGGGCCGCAAATCGAAAATCCGCACAGCCCACACGAGCGCGTGCAGATTTCATCGGTCGAGACTTTCTGGAACCTGCTGCGCACGGCGCTGGAACGGTTCTGA